A genomic segment from Geitlerinema sp. PCC 7407 encodes:
- a CDS encoding Ycf51 family protein codes for MITTAEFAKAAGWGGILTLVLAALTVLAFVLQWGIRFRLVGATGFMGVLTSGLFALSLVPIMRTSIPGAVRYTVVYDNGANQAVVAVAPEITETELEATLRQAAGDLFSLGRYGGQDNQFMIRARTIIHPSEGLSKPLFLGQVKRSLAVREDENMQVELFRQNFAELPSDRA; via the coding sequence ATGATTACAACTGCCGAGTTTGCAAAAGCTGCGGGCTGGGGGGGGATTTTGACCCTGGTGCTGGCGGCTCTGACGGTTTTGGCGTTTGTGCTCCAGTGGGGCATTCGCTTCCGACTGGTGGGCGCGACAGGCTTTATGGGGGTGTTGACCAGCGGCCTGTTTGCCCTCAGCTTGGTGCCGATTATGCGGACGTCGATTCCGGGAGCGGTGCGCTACACGGTCGTCTACGACAATGGAGCCAATCAGGCGGTGGTAGCGGTCGCGCCCGAGATTACTGAGACAGAGCTCGAGGCGACTTTGCGTCAGGCTGCGGGCGATCTGTTTTCCCTGGGGCGCTATGGCGGCCAGGACAATCAGTTTATGATCCGCGCCCGCACGATCATTCATCCGTCGGAGGGTCTCTCGAAGCCCCTTTTCTTGGGCCAAGTGAAGCGATCGCTGGCGGTGCGGGAAGACGAAAATATGCAGGTCGAGCTGTTCCGCCAAAATTTTGCTGAGCTCCCGAGCGATCGCGCTTAG